GCGATAGAAAAACAAGGTAAAACAGTATCAGATGCTACTATAAGCGCTTGTGAGGAACTCGGAGTTTCCCGCAGCGAAGTTGATGTTGAGGTAATTCAGGAAAGCTCCAAAGGAGTTTTAGGCATTGGAGGCAGAGATGCCAAAGTAAGGGTTACCGTTAAGAATGAAAAATTAAGTGAAAAAGGGCTTAGATCTAAAAAAGCGCTTGAATCTATTTTAGAACATTTGGTCCCTACTTACTCCGTTGGTATTAGAGAGACTAACGACCGTATAAGGCTCGATATTAAAGATACCAATGATAAAGGGCTTCTTATAGGAAAACGTGGGGAGATGATTAAATCCCTTGAGTACATAGTTGGTAAGATTTCGTCACGCGCAAGTGAAGACGGCAGGGAAAAAAGAATTAACATTGATATTGACGGTTATAAAGGACGCCGAGAGGACAAGATATCTAGGCTGATACGTGATACAGCTAAGAAAGTAAGAAAGATTAAAAAGCCAATATCACTTGATCCAATGTCGGCTGCAGAAAGAAGAATGGCTTACATAGCTCTTAAAAGGGAAGGCGGCGTGGGTTATGAAACTAAAGAAGATAAAAATCAAAAAAGAATTATTATTACGCCCCAACACTCTAAAGGTTAATTTGGTCATATAAAAATAGGGCCAGTTAATTTATTTCTAACTTAGATTGATTTCCGTTTCGATTTAAAAAAATCTTTAAGAAGATTTGAGCATTCTTGCTCTAAAACACCCTCTACCACTTCAATCCTGTGATTTAATTTGTTATCTACACCTATATTGTAGACTGAAAAAACAGCGCCGGCCTTTGGATCCCGCGTACCGAAGACCAAACGAGATATTCTGGACAGCACTATCGCTCCGATGCACATAGCACATGGCTCTAGTGTTACATACATCGTCATGCCGTCTAATCTCCAGTTTCCGTGTTTTTTTGAGGCTTCTCTAAGCGCGACTACCTCTGCATGAGCTGTGGGGTCTTGTTTGGTTTCTCTAAGGTTGTGGGCTGATGAAAGTGGGATATTGTCAGTTCCGACAACTAATGCTCCAACAGGAACTTCACCACTGCTCCCGGCTAATTGAGCTTGTTCAATAGCCAGGAGCATAAATTTTTTGTCATTATCTGTCATAACTTGGTGAAGGTATATGACGTCTATTTTTAATAATTGTTACTTTCTTGCGCTGAATTTAATTCCAGCTTCGTTTCTGTCCCAGGTTTTGTCTGTGATTTCTTTAATTTCAGCAACCTTAATTTTCTGAGTTGCTGTAACAGGGAAACCATCTTCGTATACTTCAATAAACCTTGGAACCATTGCTACCATAACTTTCTCAGCCATCCAGTGGCTAAATTCTACAGGGTCAAACTCTGAGCCTGATTTTACTGTTATGTTCAGCTTTATCTCATCATCTGAAACATTCGGAAGCCTGATTCCTACAGCTATAGCTTCCTGAATTGCATCGTGCTGATTAGCAACGTCTTGAACCGCAATTGGGTCAACGTTCTCACCAGACACCCTTATTCTGCTGAATCTTCCTGCGAAATAGTATCTTCCGTCGATTCCTCTTGCGAATAGGTCATCTGAGTTAAAGAACCCGTCATCATCAAATGCTTCATTAGTTCTTCTTTCGTCTTTAAAGTACTCGTTTAGTGTTGTGTGTGGTACGAGGGGTTTAATATAAAGCAGACCTTTTGCCTCATCTGGAGGGGTTGGGTCTTCATAAGGATCCCAGAAAGGTCTCATTACTTCTGTTATATCCTCAGGGTTTCTAAGTTCTGTGTAATATCCGTCCATTGGGAAACCTGATGAACCAGGACGATGGTCTTCAGGGTCTTTCCATAGAACCATACCCATTTCTGTGGAACCGTATCCGTCAATAACCCTTACGCCGAATCTTTCCTGAAACTCTTGTAAGTTTCTTGGCGCTGGTGATCCTAACATAATTCTGATGTTGTGTTTCTTATCCCATTCTGATGGATCTGCCGCCCATAGGTATTCGGCTACAGCACCAAGCATGTTTACACATGTAGCGCCGCACTCTGTTGCCCATTTCCAAAAGCTTGAAGCTGAGAATCTTGTAAAGAATACTGCTGTTGATCCTGATCCCATGGCGCTGAATAGTGCCATAACCTGAGCGTTAGCGTGTCCTAGTGAAAGAATACTCATTAAAGTGTCTTCACTTCTTACGCCCTGCTGTTGTAAGTATGACCTGACTGTCATAATAACGCCGCCGTGGTCTCTAGCAACACCTTTTGGCATTCCTGTTGTACCTGAGGTGAACATACATCTTTCCATATCGTGTGTTGTTACTTCAACACCGGTGTTCTCAGTTGAAGCATTATCAAAAGCTGTAGCAAATGGAAGTGTTTTGATGCCTCCAATATCTGATGGTACATCACCTGGATTACCTGTCATAAATATGACTTTCAAGTTTTCTAGATCACCTGCAATCTCTTGTAATAGAGGTAAACTGCCTGGATCAACTACGAGTGTTCCCATTTCAGAATAATTAATTACATAAGCTAGCCTTTCGCCTTTTTCATCTTTATTTATAGGTACTTGAACTCCACCTAATTTATGAATCGCTATGATACTAGCAACATACTCAGAGCAGTTGAGCATGTACATGCCAATCTTGTCGCCTTTATTAACTCCAAACTCGTCTTTAAGACCGTTAGCAACTCTGTTAGCCCACTCGTTTGTTTCTTTGTATGTGTAGCTTTCAGATACTACGCCGTCATTGTTTGCAATTTTAAACATTGCTTTATCTGGGAATTGTTCTGCCCCCATCTCCAGACATTTTGTAATTGGTTGCCACTCGTTTGAGTCTTCAAAATTACCAAACGGAAGCGTTCCTTCTCCCAGGTACTGAGCGTCTCTGGGTTTGAATAATAACCGCATATACTCCTCCTTACTTATTTTCTATAGTTCAGACCAGCGAATAATATAAGTCGATATAGATACACTTGTCAAATCCTTTCATAACTAAAAATGACGATCACTTAGTTAAATTTAATATAAGCGTGTATGATTTATATTTTGCTGGTACTCACCGAATATTTAATATTCTTATTTAGGTTAATGATTTTTTATAAGGAGTAAAAGTATTATATGAGTGTTGCTCTATCTATTGTTCTATTTGTATTGGGTATATTGATGCTCTTTTTGGGAGGAGAGGGGCTTGTAAGAGGCTCATCTCGTTTGGCCCGCATCCTAGGTATTACTCCACTTGTAATTGGATTGACCGTCGTAGCTTTTGGTACTTCAGCACCAGAGTTTGTGGTTGGACTAATCGCCGCCCTGCAAGATCAAAGCGATATAGTTCTTGGCAATATTATTGGGAGCAACATTTCAAACATAGGATTAATATTAGGCATTGGTGCAATAATCAGCCCCCTTATGATTCAGATGAGGCTGATAAAAGTAGAAGTTCCGATCATGCTCGCTTTATCCTTTGTGCTCTACGGTATTGCATGGTGGAGCTTAGAGATCGGCTTAGTGCAGGGGATATTTCTTTTTGGTGCTTTAATAGCATTTACAATCTTTAGTTATTTTAGCTCGAGGAAAGAACATGATCATGTAAAAGAAGAGTACAAAGAGTCTGTAGAGTCTGATGGTCCGATTTGGAAGCAAATAATATTTATAGTGCTAGGGCTTGCCGGACTAATTATCGGAGCAAGATTAGTTGTTGACTCTGCAATATTCATAGCCCGGGTGGCTGGAGTTAGCGAGCTCGTAATAGGAATTACAGCAGTAGCAATCGGGACATCACTCCCAGAGTTGGCTGCAACAATTATCGCAGCAATAAGACGAGAACACGACATTATAGTCGGAAATATTATTGGCAGTAATATTTTTAATATTGGTATTCTGGGGCTTGTTTCAGTTATTCAGCCGATTGCTGTAGATAGAGAACTTCTTAGGTTTGAATTTCCGATAATGATATTCTTTTCAGTTCTACTACTGCCTTTAATGTATACAGGGAAAAGGCTAAGCAGAATAGAGGGAATTATACTGCTTATACTATATGCTGCATTTATATATTTGATCTTCAGATAGTCTTATCTTGATCGGAATTTCAGATCTGTTGTACTTCTGTCCCAAGTATTATCAGAGATTTCCTTAATCTCTGCAACTCTGATTTTCTGAGTAGCTGTAACAGGAAATCCATCCTGATACACTTCAATAAAGCGAGGCACCATAAATACAGGAGCTAGCTCTGCCATCCACTTAGAGAATTCTACTGGATCAAAGCTCTCACCTTTCTTAAGCGTAATATTCAGCTTTATCTCGTCATCTGATACATTCGGAAGCCTAATTCCAACTGCAATAGCTTCCTGGATTGAGTCATGCTGCATAGCAACGTCCTGAACTGCTATAGGATCAACGTTCTCACCAGATACTCTTAT
This Thermodesulfobacteriota bacterium DNA region includes the following protein-coding sequences:
- a CDS encoding AMP-binding protein, coding for MRLLFKPRDAQYLGEGTLPFGNFEDSNEWQPITKCLEMGAEQFPDKAMFKIANNDGVVSESYTYKETNEWANRVANGLKDEFGVNKGDKIGMYMLNCSEYVASIIAIHKLGGVQVPINKDEKGERLAYVINYSEMGTLVVDPGSLPLLQEIAGDLENLKVIFMTGNPGDVPSDIGGIKTLPFATAFDNASTENTGVEVTTHDMERCMFTSGTTGMPKGVARDHGGVIMTVRSYLQQQGVRSEDTLMSILSLGHANAQVMALFSAMGSGSTAVFFTRFSASSFWKWATECGATCVNMLGAVAEYLWAADPSEWDKKHNIRIMLGSPAPRNLQEFQERFGVRVIDGYGSTEMGMVLWKDPEDHRPGSSGFPMDGYYTELRNPEDITEVMRPFWDPYEDPTPPDEAKGLLYIKPLVPHTTLNEYFKDERRTNEAFDDDGFFNSDDLFARGIDGRYYFAGRFSRIRVSGENVDPIAVQDVANQHDAIQEAIAVGIRLPNVSDDEIKLNITVKSGSEFDPVEFSHWMAEKVMVAMVPRFIEVYEDGFPVTATQKIKVAEIKEITDKTWDRNEAGIKFSARK
- a CDS encoding Jag N-terminal domain-containing protein, yielding MAIAIEKQGKTVSDATISACEELGVSRSEVDVEVIQESSKGVLGIGGRDAKVRVTVKNEKLSEKGLRSKKALESILEHLVPTYSVGIRETNDRIRLDIKDTNDKGLLIGKRGEMIKSLEYIVGKISSRASEDGREKRINIDIDGYKGRREDKISRLIRDTAKKVRKIKKPISLDPMSAAERRMAYIALKREGGVGYETKEDKNQKRIIITPQHSKG
- the tadA gene encoding tRNA adenosine(34) deaminase TadA → MTDNDKKFMLLAIEQAQLAGSSGEVPVGALVVGTDNIPLSSAHNLRETKQDPTAHAEVVALREASKKHGNWRLDGMTMYVTLEPCAMCIGAIVLSRISRLVFGTRDPKAGAVFSVYNIGVDNKLNHRIEVVEGVLEQECSNLLKDFFKSKRKSI
- a CDS encoding calcium/sodium antiporter produces the protein MSVALSIVLFVLGILMLFLGGEGLVRGSSRLARILGITPLVIGLTVVAFGTSAPEFVVGLIAALQDQSDIVLGNIIGSNISNIGLILGIGAIISPLMIQMRLIKVEVPIMLALSFVLYGIAWWSLEIGLVQGIFLFGALIAFTIFSYFSSRKEHDHVKEEYKESVESDGPIWKQIIFIVLGLAGLIIGARLVVDSAIFIARVAGVSELVIGITAVAIGTSLPELAATIIAAIRREHDIIVGNIIGSNIFNIGILGLVSVIQPIAVDRELLRFEFPIMIFFSVLLLPLMYTGKRLSRIEGIILLILYAAFIYLIFR